The region TCAAGTCTTTGAGATAATCTATCTTCATAACTTGTCATAATTCCATCTAAACTATCTAAGTCATCCAAATAATTACTAAGTCTAGTACCTAGACCCTCTTTTTCTGCATATCCAACGAATAGCTCTTTTAAATCATCATAATTATTTGTAACTGCTTCAGATAGTTCTGAATTATCAATCTCCATAAGCCCATCTTCATTAAAGGTAATACCATAAGAAAATGCATTTTCTTCATCAGATAATCCATAAGAACCATAAAACATAGATTTGATATCATTCATTACAGATCTTAATGTACTTGAATCAGAAATAACAGCAGGATTGTCTTCATCTCCAATAGTGTAAGAATCAACTAATTGAACTAACTCATTATAAGAAGTTGCCATGTTATTTATTTGTTCAATAACATAACTATCATCTCTTTCAATAGAGATTGAAGCATCACCTTTTTCAACAGCTGCTATCATTAATCCATTATCTAGAGTTAATTTATTTGAAGACAGATTATAATTAATTCCATCAATAGTTGCTTCCATATTTCGTGCACTTACAGTGTGACTCTCTGGCTCTTCATAACCTAAATCTAAACCACTTTGAGAGATAGATATAGAGTTCTCCAATCCTGTATTAGAACTTTTTAAAATTAGTCTATAAGAATTATCACCAACTTGTTCTAAAGAAGCTTCAAGTCCTGCGTTATAATTCAATTCTGTAACTAATTCTTCATAAGTTTTTCCATTGGTTTCATAAGTAGTAGTTTCTCCACCAATAGTAATGCCAAGTGATCCTGAAGGCATTATTGCAGTTTTATCTGCTATTTCAATAGATTGATAAACATCTTTTTGAGCCAACTCTGTTATTGTAACAGCAATTGAACCTGGATTTATATTACTAGTATCTGCTGCATTAAATGTAGCTGCAGTTCCTGTTGTAGTAGCAGAAACTTGATTAAAAGCATTAGTTCCTGTTGTATATAAATCAAACTCTTCCATAATAGATAAAAATTCATCAAGTTTTGTTGTTACTTCATCTACTGCATCCATTGTTGCTTGTAAATCTTCTTGATTATTTTCAATAGGAGTAATATAAGCTTTAGATTCAGCTTCTTTAAGCTTATCAAGTAAATCCTGACTTAAATCCACACTTCCTGAACTTCCAAGTCCTAATATTCCATCAGCCATCTTTTATCCTTTACTACATATTTAAAATAGTTTGCAACATCTCATCAACTGCTGTAATAATTTTTGCATTTGCTTCGTATGCTGCTTGATACTGCATTAAGTTAATCATCTCTTCATCGGGATCAACTTTTGTTAAATTCTCATAAGTTACTGTCATTGAATTTAATACGGCATCTTGCGATTCCATTAAAGATGCATTATCTTCAGTATCAATAGAAACATTCTCAAGTAAATTCTTATAAAATTCTTTAAATGAAGTTACTTCACTACTTCTTGAATCGATATTTATATCTTCTGCCCATTGTAATTG is a window of Halarcobacter sp. DNA encoding:
- the fliD gene encoding flagellar filament capping protein FliD; its protein translation is MADGILGLGSSGSVDLSQDLLDKLKEAESKAYITPIENNQEDLQATMDAVDEVTTKLDEFLSIMEEFDLYTTGTNAFNQVSATTTGTAATFNAADTSNINPGSIAVTITELAQKDVYQSIEIADKTAIMPSGSLGITIGGETTTYETNGKTYEELVTELNYNAGLEASLEQVGDNSYRLILKSSNTGLENSISISQSGLDLGYEEPESHTVSARNMEATIDGINYNLSSNKLTLDNGLMIAAVEKGDASISIERDDSYVIEQINNMATSYNELVQLVDSYTIGDEDNPAVISDSSTLRSVMNDIKSMFYGSYGLSDEENAFSYGITFNEDGLMEIDNSELSEAVTNNYDDLKELFVGYAEKEGLGTRLSNYLDDLDSLDGIMTSYEDRLSQRLEDLNDDLESETERLDTKYAQMAQQFAQYTVIITEMENSFNSLKMIMDMETSDS